The DNA region TCATACGGTGAACCGGAACGAAAGTGAATGGTTAACCGCCCAATAAAAAACAGGGTTATCACCTTGTTTTTTTATTATTAAACTAATTATATGTTTTGTTATGTTTACATTCTACAAAGTCTTAAAGATAAATTGTTCTATATCGGTTTTACTAGTAACCTTAACAGGAGACTAAATGAACATCGTTCTGGTAGAAACAAATCTACATCGCGACGACTGCCACTTAAGTTAATATTTTTTGAAGCCTACCTTAATAAGCACGATGCGTTAAGAAGAGAAAGTTACTTTAAAACAAACAAAGGAAAAGTGACTCTAAGACAAATGCTTAAGGAATACTTAAGATCCAATGATCAATAATATAATTATGCAAGGAAGAGATCAGGCTTTTTATTAAGAACTCATCACGCGGAGCTAAGCACCGTATGGTGCTTAGCGGAGCCACTCAACGATTCGTCAGGTACAATGCAATACTTGGAAAAATAACAGGGTTAAAGATCTTGTTGTTTTTATTAATTACACATTTTGTGTTATGTGATAAAATATCGTTAGATGAAAAATATTATTTAACTTTTATGGAAACAATATTACTTAAAATTATAAAAATATTAAAAAAATTGAACATAAAACCTGTAATATACGGATCCTTTGGCGTCTCTTATTATCTTGGTAACTTTAAACAGTTTGGTGATCTTGATCTGTTAGTAGAAGATAAGTTCATTGATAATGATTGGGAAGAATTTAATACATTTCTTTCGTCACATAACTTTGTATTAATTAATAGGAGAGAACATGAGTTTTTATTGGATAATTTTAAGATTGGGTTTGCAAAAAAAAGTATATTCGTGAAAGATGGAATAATTAAAGATTACACAGACCTTGTAAAGTACGGAAAAGTTGACGCCTATACTTTACGGCCAGAACATTTTTTAGCTGCTTACAGATTTAGCTTAAAAGATGGCTACAGAGTCACTAATAGATTTAAAAGGGATCAAGAAATTATTAACAAGATAACAGAATATATTAAAGAAAATAAGCTGTAGTTATCACGCACTAGTTTAATCACTTTTTAAAAATAACTCCAATATATCTATATGCCTAAGTGTTTAAAAATAGCCACGAATTAGTAGTTACTATATTATTGATTATTATGGCGATTTTATTTTTATGATATAATAATCAATGATGATTTTACTTTAAAACAAATTTTTATTATTAGGATTTGGGGTAACCATTATCGTGTTGGTTGGGGTAAATTGTATTTTGTGGCAGAAGAATATAAATGTTAAACAAACTATAACTGAAACTACACAACAACAGCGGGAAGCACAACAGAAAGCTGAACAAATAAATAATTCACCATCTATTTCTGTCGTGCTCGATACGAGCGCATCGGCAATTACTTCACCGCCACCTAGTCTCGATGGCATTAATACTCATATGGAGTTATACGGCACTGGTGCTGATCCTGATATAATTACACTTGGCC from Candidatus Komeilibacteria bacterium CG_4_10_14_0_2_um_filter_37_10 includes:
- a CDS encoding excinuclease ABC subunit C — its product is MFCYVYILQSLKDKLFYIGFTSNLNRRLNEHRSGRNKSTSRRLPLKLIFFEAYLNKHDALRRESYFKTNKGKVTLRQMLKEYLRSNDQ